One part of the Streptomyces sp. NBC_00286 genome encodes these proteins:
- a CDS encoding FG-GAP-like repeat-containing protein, with the protein MATDEDVVMFPDSSQRVLAVVALAALAAVPLACDSPPGKAKQEVPDFNGDGYADLVAPGTLSTVDGVERAGAVSVVYGSRSGPATEHGQVISRATKGTLGRLAARGTGFGDSPVARDLDGDGFTDLAVTVSTDIDDRHGTVVLWGSSTGLSGGTTLPGGWGLHGGDFDGDGQADLLLGSYYGSDRRDGDGPTVLYGPLSRDGKAHRKDSLGTDWGDDIGPRGILVGDLTGDGRDDLVTSQGFEEMQEHGRFFKGDEDGLEQHASDDINSYSSNGVVADFDGDGYGDLVVRDVGMVSEDSEYRPGELRVFRGSDSGPGSRAQQITQESLDLPGLDEQAVGDGFGDVLAAADVNGDGYADLAIGLPGEDTGQVPDTGAVVLLLGGKKGLTASGAQVISQDTPGVPGRGEQGDGFGSALRTGDLNHDGHPDLAVGAPGENGTVQKSGAVWILNGTANGLSTANVTSFGPAALGAPEKGYDGTDLDVQGTYFGGNFTAGEDGCVAAARGGDNGSSSCALPNDGGMNGWSMTAASVAAAASVLFAISYRRRKTSPSGPAKTSWWLTRFEREPRPPVGS; encoded by the coding sequence GTGGCCACCGACGAGGATGTGGTCATGTTTCCCGACAGTTCACAGCGAGTACTGGCCGTCGTGGCACTGGCCGCGCTGGCGGCCGTTCCCCTGGCCTGCGACTCGCCGCCGGGAAAGGCGAAGCAGGAGGTCCCCGACTTCAACGGCGACGGCTACGCCGACCTCGTGGCCCCCGGCACGCTCAGCACGGTGGACGGCGTCGAACGGGCGGGCGCCGTCTCCGTCGTGTACGGCTCGCGGTCCGGCCCCGCCACCGAGCACGGCCAGGTGATCAGCCGGGCCACCAAGGGGACCCTGGGCCGGCTCGCGGCCCGCGGAACGGGGTTCGGGGACAGCCCGGTCGCGCGTGACCTCGACGGCGACGGCTTCACCGACCTGGCGGTGACGGTGAGCACCGACATCGACGACCGTCACGGGACGGTCGTGCTGTGGGGCTCGTCCACGGGCCTGTCCGGCGGTACGACGCTGCCGGGCGGCTGGGGTCTGCACGGCGGCGACTTCGACGGGGACGGCCAGGCCGACCTGCTGCTCGGCAGCTACTACGGGAGCGACCGGCGAGACGGCGACGGGCCGACCGTCCTGTACGGCCCGCTCTCCCGCGACGGGAAGGCACACCGGAAGGACTCTCTCGGCACCGACTGGGGCGACGACATCGGCCCGCGCGGGATCCTCGTGGGGGACCTGACCGGCGACGGCCGGGACGACCTCGTCACCAGCCAGGGTTTCGAGGAGATGCAGGAGCACGGCCGCTTCTTCAAGGGCGACGAAGACGGCCTGGAACAACACGCCAGCGACGACATCAACTCGTACAGCTCGAACGGAGTGGTCGCCGACTTCGACGGGGACGGGTACGGCGATCTCGTCGTCCGCGACGTCGGCATGGTCTCGGAGGACAGCGAGTACCGTCCTGGCGAACTGCGCGTCTTCCGCGGCTCGGATTCCGGACCCGGCTCCCGCGCGCAACAGATCACCCAGGAGTCGCTGGACCTGCCCGGCCTCGACGAGCAGGCGGTGGGCGACGGGTTCGGTGACGTCCTCGCGGCGGCCGACGTCAACGGCGACGGCTACGCGGACCTCGCGATCGGCCTCCCCGGCGAGGACACCGGCCAGGTCCCGGACACGGGCGCGGTCGTCCTGCTCCTGGGCGGCAAGAAGGGCCTCACCGCCTCCGGCGCCCAGGTCATCAGCCAGGACACCCCTGGCGTTCCGGGCAGGGGCGAGCAGGGCGACGGGTTCGGCTCGGCCCTGCGGACGGGGGACTTGAACCACGACGGCCACCCCGACCTGGCCGTGGGTGCCCCCGGCGAGAACGGCACGGTGCAGAAGTCGGGTGCCGTCTGGATCCTGAACGGCACGGCCAATGGCCTCTCGACCGCGAACGTCACCTCGTTCGGCCCCGCCGCCCTGGGCGCGCCCGAGAAGGGCTACGACGGGACCGACCTCGATGTGCAGGGGACGTACTTCGGCGGGAATTTCACGGCCGGCGAGGACGGCTGCGTGGCCGCCGCCCGGGGAGGGGACAACGGCAGCTCTTCCTGCGCTCTGCCCAACGACGGCGGCATGAACGGCTGGTCCATGACCGCCGCAAGCGTGGCCGCCGCCGCCTCGGTACTGTTTGCTATCAGCTACCGGCGCAGGAAGACGTCCCCTTCCGGTCCGGCGAAAACGTCCTGGTGGCTGACGCGCTTCGAACGTGAGCCACGCCCGCCTGTCGGTTCATGA
- a CDS encoding discoidin domain-containing protein, giving the protein MSSYGLGRRKFLTTAIGVAAASTQLSGNAVAAPQLKQAPRGNSVRVWLTDVSADKWVVGQRDVLFKEKRTANPLTIKIDDSVKYQRVQGFGAAMTDSSAWLIDKLSTAERSKLMEKLFDPSKGIGLSLLRSPMGATDFNASGNYSYNDMPAGQTDPTLSEFSIQHDVPYIIPALRQALSLNPSLKIMANPWSPPGWMKTSDSMIGGTLKGEYKSALANYFVKFIQAYDKAGVPISFISPQNEPMGTPTWPGMFLSAYQESELIQEIGKAFEANGISTKILAWDHNWDVPSYPETIFSDPAASKYTAGTGWHIYSGNPNYQTVVHNDYPSKETYITEATGGVWQDSKQTAFSEALGTWIIKGTRSWANGVMLWNIALDPDRGPLNSDTAGIPMLRGLLTIDPADGRVSYNVDYYALAHASKFVKPGARRIYSNTFGEGSIENVAFQNPDGSKVLIAYNSGSTAKTFSVADGTQSFDYTLNTGDAVTFTYSGPKQSGRTPAATKVSDPTHDFMFKSPSGPITVTYDPALLPYQNPLRTGNKLVTYSLPIGASVQTPGRALSRSKWTATASAQPDWGVAANAIDGDIDTRWSLGHAPTSGDWFQIDLGSPMSFNKIVLDTGVNNSFDYVTKYQIYVSNGGDDWGSAIASGSGGIGKIAVTLPSRTARYIRIVSTAASGFWWAIGDINVYGSSRGSGSITAPTAVSNGLQMKTWTSKEGSQVTVVFNGTADSQTFKMSTDGSYTYTLPSGTSAMFTTKKLSSLPTPAFSSLKPAQGMPRSKFTIRGTGFGDAQGLGTVYFGSAYAEIDSWSDTSISAYVPKGLPAGKVTVSVRGTSGADAGGSSFDVIDLGPALPRTGWSAKASDASPSDAPGNMLDGNSDTRYSSGTGQYDGLSIQVDMGQTQTFDKIVLDVGGSVSDYARSADVYVSADGTDWTKVSSVADGQRVHLISFPTQTARYIKVVNTANVARNWWSIAEFNVYAPEGL; this is encoded by the coding sequence ATGAGCTCGTACGGTCTCGGACGACGCAAGTTCCTTACCACCGCCATTGGTGTCGCTGCCGCCTCGACCCAGCTTTCCGGGAACGCTGTCGCCGCCCCGCAGCTGAAGCAGGCCCCACGTGGCAATTCCGTACGGGTCTGGCTGACGGACGTGTCGGCCGACAAGTGGGTTGTAGGCCAGCGTGATGTGCTGTTCAAGGAAAAGAGAACGGCCAACCCGCTGACGATCAAGATCGACGACAGCGTCAAGTACCAAAGGGTCCAGGGCTTCGGTGCGGCTATGACCGACTCCTCCGCCTGGCTCATCGACAAGCTGTCCACTGCTGAGCGAAGCAAGTTGATGGAGAAGCTGTTTGATCCCTCGAAGGGCATCGGCCTCAGTCTGCTCCGCTCTCCGATGGGCGCCACGGACTTCAACGCGTCCGGGAATTACTCCTACAACGACATGCCGGCGGGACAAACGGATCCGACGCTGTCCGAATTCTCCATCCAGCATGACGTGCCGTACATCATTCCGGCCTTGCGGCAGGCCCTCTCCCTCAACCCGTCCCTCAAAATCATGGCCAACCCATGGAGCCCACCCGGCTGGATGAAGACCTCCGATTCCATGATAGGAGGCACCCTGAAGGGCGAGTACAAGTCGGCGCTGGCCAACTACTTTGTAAAGTTCATCCAGGCCTACGACAAAGCCGGTGTGCCCATCTCCTTCATCTCCCCGCAGAACGAACCCATGGGTACGCCCACCTGGCCCGGAATGTTCCTGTCCGCTTACCAGGAATCCGAGTTGATTCAGGAGATCGGCAAGGCGTTCGAGGCCAACGGAATTTCCACGAAGATTCTGGCCTGGGATCACAACTGGGATGTGCCCTCGTATCCCGAGACGATTTTCAGCGACCCAGCTGCCTCCAAGTACACCGCGGGAACCGGATGGCACATCTACAGCGGTAACCCGAATTACCAGACTGTGGTCCACAACGACTATCCGAGCAAAGAAACCTACATCACGGAAGCCACTGGAGGTGTCTGGCAGGACAGCAAGCAGACAGCGTTCAGTGAGGCGCTCGGTACCTGGATCATCAAGGGCACGCGCAGTTGGGCGAACGGGGTGATGCTGTGGAACATCGCACTCGACCCCGACAGGGGCCCGCTCAACAGTGACACGGCCGGCATACCCATGCTTCGGGGCTTGCTCACGATCGATCCGGCCGACGGGCGGGTGTCCTACAACGTGGACTACTACGCCCTCGCTCACGCCAGCAAGTTCGTAAAGCCTGGAGCACGTCGGATCTACTCGAACACCTTCGGCGAAGGAAGCATAGAGAACGTCGCGTTCCAGAACCCGGACGGATCGAAGGTCCTGATCGCGTACAACTCGGGGAGCACGGCGAAAACCTTCAGCGTTGCCGACGGGACGCAGTCGTTCGACTACACCCTGAACACGGGCGACGCCGTCACCTTCACGTATTCCGGGCCTAAGCAGAGCGGCCGTACCCCTGCGGCGACCAAGGTCTCGGACCCGACACATGACTTTATGTTCAAGTCGCCATCAGGTCCGATCACCGTCACGTACGATCCGGCACTGCTGCCCTATCAGAATCCCCTCCGTACCGGAAACAAGCTGGTCACCTACTCCCTTCCGATCGGAGCTTCTGTCCAGACGCCAGGAAGGGCACTGAGCCGCAGCAAGTGGACCGCCACGGCTTCGGCGCAGCCGGATTGGGGAGTGGCCGCGAACGCGATCGACGGCGATATCGACACACGGTGGAGTCTCGGGCATGCGCCGACGAGCGGCGACTGGTTCCAGATCGACCTGGGGAGCCCTATGAGCTTCAACAAAATCGTCCTCGACACCGGCGTTAATAATTCGTTCGACTACGTCACCAAGTACCAGATATACGTTTCGAACGGCGGTGACGATTGGGGCAGCGCGATTGCAAGCGGCAGCGGGGGCATAGGAAAGATAGCCGTCACGTTGCCGAGCCGGACGGCACGATACATTCGTATCGTCAGCACAGCGGCATCCGGTTTCTGGTGGGCAATCGGCGACATCAATGTATACGGGTCCTCACGTGGATCCGGTTCGATCACGGCCCCGACAGCGGTATCAAACGGCCTCCAGATGAAGACCTGGACCAGCAAGGAAGGGTCACAGGTCACCGTAGTATTCAACGGGACCGCCGACAGCCAGACTTTCAAGATGTCCACCGACGGCTCGTACACCTATACGCTGCCAAGCGGAACCTCGGCGATGTTCACAACCAAGAAGCTGTCGAGCCTTCCGACGCCGGCCTTCAGCAGTTTGAAGCCGGCCCAAGGCATGCCGCGCTCCAAATTCACGATTCGCGGCACTGGTTTCGGTGACGCTCAGGGGCTGGGTACGGTGTATTTCGGATCAGCCTATGCCGAAATAGACAGCTGGTCGGACACGAGTATCAGCGCTTACGTTCCGAAGGGACTTCCGGCGGGGAAGGTCACAGTCTCCGTGAGGGGAACCAGCGGAGCGGATGCAGGTGGATCTTCGTTCGACGTCATAGATCTAGGACCAGCGCTGCCGCGGACGGGTTGGAGCGCAAAGGCCTCGGATGCAAGTCCGTCGGATGCCCCCGGAAACATGCTGGATGGTAATTCCGACACCCGGTACAGCTCCGGAACAGGGCAGTACGACGGCCTGTCGATCCAAGTGGACATGGGACAGACGCAGACGTTCGACAAGATTGTGCTGGACGTCGGCGGCAGTGTCAGCGACTATGCGCGAAGCGCAGACGTATACGTATCTGCGGATGGAACCGACTGGACCAAGGTTTCTTCCGTTGCAGACGGCCAGCGAGTCCACCTGATTTCCTTCCCGACGCAGACAGCTCGCTACATCAAGGTCGTCAACACCGCCAATGTTGCGCGCAATTGGTGGTCAATCGCAGAATTCAACGTCTACGCACCTGAAGGGCTATGA
- a CDS encoding glycoside hydrolase family 32 protein: MSTTPRDPHRPVAHLRPPRNWINDPNGLVFHDGYYHVCYQYNPYGANHATVHWGHFRSPDLLTWEPLPIALSPTPDGLDADGCFSGNAVSDGDRLVAFYSAHREARSFQHQPVTCAGSHDGGRSFSPRGELLIPELPEGCTMYRDPYVWQHGDGWRMLVGAALADGRAAALLYDSPDLEDWTYRGPFAAREKEPISGTDLLTGEGWECPQYLPATAADGRDALIFSAWNLPTGPQSVAALIGEERDGHFEAGPPVPVDHGPDCYAPALLRAPGNRWLLWGWSWEARDEAWAVADGWAGVLTLPREIHVDDDGSLRQRPATELLALRGRHTLHAEGATHGPQPVDLGSVGRAFDLTARLEPTGNAGLRLLTTPDGSEYLDIHLDADTGELVVDRDHASLDTRARRGSYRMPCPADRAVDLRVVVDHSIAEIFLTTTGQVLTLRFYPTGQGPWRLQAGSAPGTRLGFAVDAWELHPLVIKEPSTGAAEPTPASP, encoded by the coding sequence GTGTCCACCACACCCCGTGATCCGCACCGCCCCGTGGCGCACCTGCGCCCGCCCCGCAACTGGATCAACGACCCCAACGGGCTGGTCTTCCACGACGGCTACTACCACGTGTGCTACCAGTACAACCCGTACGGCGCGAACCACGCGACCGTGCACTGGGGCCACTTCCGCAGCCCCGACCTACTTACCTGGGAGCCGCTGCCGATCGCTCTGTCCCCCACCCCGGATGGCCTGGACGCCGACGGCTGCTTCTCCGGCAACGCCGTCTCCGACGGCGACCGTCTCGTCGCCTTCTACTCCGCGCACCGCGAGGCCCGCTCGTTCCAGCACCAGCCGGTCACCTGCGCCGGCTCTCACGACGGCGGCAGAAGCTTTAGCCCGCGGGGCGAACTGCTCATCCCCGAGCTGCCCGAGGGCTGCACCATGTACCGCGACCCATACGTCTGGCAGCACGGCGACGGCTGGCGGATGCTGGTCGGCGCCGCCCTCGCGGACGGCCGCGCCGCAGCCCTCCTGTACGACTCGCCCGACCTGGAGGACTGGACCTACCGGGGGCCCTTCGCGGCCCGCGAGAAGGAGCCGATCAGCGGCACCGACCTGCTCACCGGCGAGGGCTGGGAATGCCCCCAGTACCTCCCGGCAACGGCAGCCGACGGACGCGACGCGCTCATCTTCAGCGCATGGAACCTACCCACCGGCCCGCAGAGCGTCGCAGCCCTGATCGGCGAAGAACGTGACGGCCACTTCGAGGCCGGCCCACCGGTCCCCGTCGACCACGGCCCCGACTGTTACGCACCCGCCCTGCTGCGCGCCCCGGGCAATCGGTGGTTGCTGTGGGGTTGGTCATGGGAAGCCCGCGACGAAGCCTGGGCGGTCGCGGACGGATGGGCCGGCGTCCTCACCCTGCCCCGCGAGATCCACGTCGACGATGACGGTTCGCTGCGCCAGCGGCCCGCGACCGAACTGCTTGCCCTGCGCGGCAGACACACCCTCCACGCCGAAGGCGCGACGCACGGCCCGCAGCCGGTGGACCTCGGCAGCGTGGGTCGCGCCTTCGACCTGACGGCCCGTCTGGAGCCGACCGGAAACGCCGGCCTGCGGCTCCTCACCACCCCGGACGGCTCCGAGTACCTCGACATCCACCTCGATGCCGATACCGGCGAACTGGTCGTCGACCGCGACCACGCCTCACTGGACACCCGGGCCCGCCGCGGCTCCTACCGGATGCCCTGCCCAGCCGATCGAGCCGTCGACCTGCGCGTCGTCGTCGACCATTCCATCGCCGAAATCTTCCTGACCACCACCGGCCAGGTCCTCACCCTGCGCTTCTACCCGACAGGCCAGGGGCCGTGGCGACTGCAGGCCGGCAGCGCACCGGGTACGCGCCTCGGCTTCGCGGTCGACGCATGGGAGCTGCATCCGCTCGTGATCAAGGAACCGAGCACCGGCGCCGCAGAGCCGACGCCGGCGTCGCCGTAG
- a CDS encoding glycoside hydrolase family 3 N-terminal domain-containing protein — protein MGQPVRPAAYLDPEASVEARTEDLLSRMTLPEKVGQLLMLDAQHGDLADIVTAKLSGSVLHVSPELLPQAMELAGQTRLGIPLLTADDGIHGHSFWPGATIFPTQLAMACSWDPSLLHRVARVAATEIAATGIHGTFSPVLCITRDLRWGRINETFGEDPFLIGELGAAMVRGYQGEGLGDPTAVLAYAKHFAGYSETLGGRDASEADLSPRKLRSWFLPPFEEAVRAGCRGFMLGYQSIDGVPITANQWLINDVLKGEWGFTGTLVTDWDNVGRMVYDQRTCADYAEAAAVAVNSGNDLIMATPQFFEGAQEAVARGLVDEKEIDDAVRRVLRLKFELGLFEDPRTPDPERQAQVIGCRVHADLNLETARRSLVLLRNDGLLPLEGGLSREDGTGRAASQGTPRTIAVIGPNADSTEAILGDWAGASGQVPWMPEGHPRASVETVLDGLHAVAPADWTITYARGADIESPDRDTGWSTGPDGQPQPTVFTPAPVDQAQLREATAAAEAADYAVVVVGDTIALTGEVRSTATLDLQGGQIALLDAVAATGTPMIVVLAQSKPSTLPDSALNAAALIEAFNPGMRGGRALAELLLGLIEPSGRLPVSFARHVGQQPVFYNQVRGQHGNRYADLSQDPLFAFGEGLSYTTVTYSDLAVHDPDVSADGTINATVRLTNSGSRPALETVQAYVSDLTTSVTWAEQELKGFTQVEIAPGEALDVSLSIPASQCSLVTADNRRVVEPGEFALRVGPSSRREQQLSTGFRIRN, from the coding sequence GTGGGACAGCCGGTCCGCCCTGCCGCGTACCTGGATCCGGAAGCGTCAGTAGAAGCGAGGACCGAGGACTTGCTGTCCCGGATGACGCTGCCGGAGAAGGTCGGGCAGTTGCTGATGCTCGACGCACAACACGGGGACCTGGCGGACATCGTGACGGCCAAGCTGTCCGGTTCGGTCCTGCATGTGTCGCCAGAGCTGCTGCCGCAGGCCATGGAACTGGCCGGGCAGACCCGGCTCGGCATTCCGCTGCTGACAGCCGACGACGGCATCCACGGCCACTCGTTCTGGCCGGGCGCGACCATCTTCCCGACCCAGCTGGCCATGGCCTGCAGCTGGGATCCGTCCTTGCTGCACCGGGTGGCCCGGGTGGCCGCGACCGAGATCGCGGCGACCGGAATCCACGGGACGTTCTCCCCGGTGCTGTGCATCACCCGCGACCTGCGCTGGGGCCGGATCAACGAGACGTTCGGCGAAGACCCGTTCCTGATCGGCGAGTTGGGGGCGGCGATGGTACGTGGCTACCAGGGCGAGGGTCTTGGCGACCCGACCGCCGTGCTGGCGTACGCCAAGCACTTCGCGGGCTACTCCGAAACCCTGGGCGGGCGCGACGCGAGCGAGGCCGATCTCAGCCCGCGCAAGCTGCGCTCGTGGTTCCTGCCCCCGTTCGAGGAGGCGGTTCGGGCCGGCTGCCGCGGCTTCATGCTCGGGTACCAGTCGATCGACGGGGTGCCCATCACCGCGAACCAGTGGCTGATCAACGATGTGCTCAAGGGTGAGTGGGGCTTCACCGGCACGCTGGTGACCGACTGGGACAACGTCGGACGGATGGTCTACGACCAGCGGACCTGCGCCGACTACGCCGAGGCGGCGGCGGTTGCCGTCAACTCCGGGAACGACCTCATCATGGCCACGCCGCAGTTCTTCGAGGGCGCGCAGGAGGCGGTCGCCCGCGGCCTGGTCGACGAGAAGGAGATCGATGACGCCGTACGGCGGGTGCTGCGGCTGAAGTTCGAGCTCGGACTCTTCGAGGACCCGCGCACACCCGACCCTGAGCGGCAGGCGCAGGTGATCGGCTGCCGCGTACACGCGGACCTCAACCTCGAAACCGCCCGTCGTTCCCTGGTGTTGCTGCGCAACGACGGGCTCCTGCCCCTCGAAGGCGGGCTGTCCCGGGAGGACGGAACCGGCCGCGCCGCAAGCCAGGGCACACCGCGGACGATCGCGGTGATCGGCCCGAACGCCGACAGCACGGAAGCCATACTCGGCGACTGGGCGGGCGCCTCCGGTCAGGTTCCGTGGATGCCCGAAGGCCACCCACGCGCGTCGGTGGAGACGGTGCTCGACGGCCTGCACGCCGTGGCACCCGCCGACTGGACCATCACATACGCCCGCGGAGCCGACATCGAAAGCCCCGACCGGGACACGGGGTGGTCCACCGGGCCCGACGGCCAACCGCAGCCGACCGTTTTCACCCCCGCCCCGGTCGACCAGGCCCAACTTCGGGAAGCCACCGCTGCCGCAGAGGCCGCCGACTACGCCGTCGTGGTCGTGGGGGACACCATCGCACTCACCGGCGAGGTGCGCTCCACGGCCACGCTCGACCTTCAGGGCGGCCAGATCGCACTGCTGGACGCGGTCGCCGCCACCGGCACACCGATGATCGTCGTACTCGCCCAGTCCAAGCCGAGCACCCTCCCGGACTCGGCACTGAACGCGGCGGCACTCATCGAGGCGTTCAACCCGGGCATGCGCGGCGGACGCGCCCTCGCCGAACTCCTCCTCGGACTCATCGAACCCAGCGGCCGGCTCCCCGTCTCCTTCGCACGCCACGTAGGACAGCAGCCCGTCTTCTACAACCAGGTGCGAGGCCAGCACGGGAACCGCTACGCGGATCTCAGCCAGGACCCCCTGTTCGCGTTCGGCGAGGGCCTCAGCTACACCACCGTCACGTACTCCGACCTGGCCGTGCACGACCCGGACGTCTCCGCCGACGGGACCATCAACGCGACGGTGCGGCTCACCAACAGCGGCAGCCGCCCGGCCCTGGAAACCGTGCAGGCGTACGTCAGCGACCTGACCACCAGCGTCACTTGGGCCGAGCAGGAGCTGAAGGGTTTCACCCAGGTCGAGATCGCGCCCGGCGAAGCCCTGGACGTCAGCCTCAGCATCCCCGCCTCGCAGTGCTCACTCGTCACGGCCGACAACCGCCGAGTGGTCGAACCAGGTGAGTTCGCCCTCCGCGTCGGCCCCAGCTCACGGCGCGAGCAGCAGTTGAGCACAGGCTTCCGCATCCGGAACTGA
- a CDS encoding carbohydrate ABC transporter permease, with protein MSTLSTLQTPQPGTDRSLRRRRVRQNWGRPWLYIPLAGALLLMVAPFLWMLSGSFKPEADIRKVPPVLIPTSPTTANYGELFSTLDFTSMFGNSLIVALAVTAGNLIFCSMLGYALAKLEFRGQRAVFLLVLGTLMVPGLVTFVPLYVLVANMQLTGSLLGLILPFLATPFGVFLMRQFISTLPDELIDAARVDGCRELAIFAKIILPLTKPALATLGIITFLGSWNNFLWPLVVAQNESQYTLPVGLALASSGQSFTRFGILLAGAMVVLLPVMIVFLIFQRQFVAGIATTGLK; from the coding sequence ATGAGCACCCTCTCGACTCTCCAAACACCACAACCAGGCACGGACCGCTCCCTGAGGCGCCGCCGCGTCCGGCAGAACTGGGGCCGGCCCTGGCTGTACATCCCGCTCGCCGGCGCCCTGCTGCTGATGGTCGCCCCGTTCCTGTGGATGCTGTCCGGGTCGTTCAAGCCCGAGGCCGACATCCGCAAGGTGCCGCCCGTCCTGATACCCACGTCGCCCACGACCGCCAACTACGGCGAGCTGTTCAGCACGCTCGACTTCACGAGCATGTTCGGCAACTCCCTGATCGTGGCCCTCGCCGTCACAGCGGGCAACCTGATCTTCTGCTCGATGCTCGGATACGCCCTGGCCAAGCTGGAGTTCCGCGGACAGCGCGCCGTTTTCCTGCTGGTCCTGGGGACGCTCATGGTCCCCGGCCTGGTCACCTTCGTCCCGCTGTACGTGCTGGTGGCCAACATGCAGCTGACCGGCTCACTGCTCGGGCTGATCCTGCCGTTCCTGGCCACGCCCTTCGGGGTGTTCCTGATGCGGCAGTTCATCTCCACCCTGCCCGACGAGCTCATCGACGCCGCCCGCGTCGACGGCTGCCGCGAACTGGCCATCTTCGCGAAGATCATCCTGCCGCTGACCAAGCCGGCTCTCGCCACGCTCGGGATCATCACCTTCCTCGGCTCCTGGAACAACTTCCTGTGGCCGCTGGTCGTGGCCCAGAACGAGAGCCAGTACACCCTCCCCGTCGGCCTCGCCCTGGCCAGCAGCGGACAGTCCTTCACCCGCTTCGGCATCCTGCTCGCCGGCGCCATGGTCGTCCTGCTGCCGGTGATGATCGTGTTCTTGATCTTCCAGCGGCAGTTCGTGGCCGGCATCGCCACGACCGGCCTGAAGTGA
- a CDS encoding carbohydrate ABC transporter permease: MSTKTLPERGDTHEPGTARPEQNPGRRRFGHRSTARGRQARAAWMLAAPFLALFASFMLVPVVWSLMMGLTDTKSSDLRTPLNVAFVGLDNYVRLFEDPQFFTALRNTGVFVLVALPLTLAAGLAAAVALDRGIRRFRAVFRVGFYLPVITSIVAVAVVWKTLLEPRSGLVNLVLGWFGIDGPAWLADTRFALPVMILMAVWRNLGTVMIIMLAGLQSVPQSLMEAAELDGAGPWQRFWRVTFPLLRPALLLTAVTTGIGYLQFFDEPFVMTDGGPLDSTLSATLYAYKQFGNGNYEMASAAGYVIFVLIVALTVLQFRVLRDKD; this comes from the coding sequence ATGTCCACGAAAACGCTCCCCGAGCGGGGCGACACCCACGAGCCGGGCACCGCACGGCCGGAACAGAACCCCGGTCGCCGGCGCTTCGGCCACCGCAGCACGGCGCGCGGCAGGCAGGCCCGGGCCGCCTGGATGCTTGCCGCCCCGTTCCTCGCGCTGTTCGCGTCCTTCATGCTGGTGCCGGTGGTGTGGTCGCTGATGATGGGCCTGACCGACACCAAGAGCTCGGACCTGCGTACGCCGCTGAACGTGGCGTTCGTCGGCCTCGACAACTACGTACGGCTCTTTGAGGACCCGCAGTTCTTCACCGCCCTGCGTAACACGGGCGTCTTCGTCCTGGTGGCCCTGCCCCTGACCCTGGCCGCCGGGCTCGCGGCGGCGGTTGCCCTCGATCGGGGCATCCGCCGCTTCCGCGCGGTCTTCCGGGTCGGCTTCTATCTGCCGGTGATCACGAGCATCGTGGCCGTCGCCGTGGTGTGGAAGACGCTCCTGGAGCCGCGCTCGGGGCTGGTGAACCTCGTCCTGGGCTGGTTCGGGATCGACGGTCCGGCCTGGCTGGCGGACACCCGGTTCGCTCTGCCCGTCATGATCTTGATGGCGGTGTGGCGCAACCTCGGCACGGTCATGATCATCATGCTGGCGGGACTGCAGTCCGTACCGCAGTCGCTGATGGAAGCGGCCGAACTCGACGGCGCCGGGCCGTGGCAGCGGTTCTGGCGGGTCACCTTCCCGCTCCTGCGTCCGGCCCTGCTGCTGACCGCTGTGACCACAGGCATCGGCTATCTGCAGTTCTTCGACGAGCCGTTCGTCATGACCGACGGCGGACCGCTGGACTCCACCCTGTCGGCCACGTTGTACGCCTACAAACAGTTCGGCAACGGCAACTACGAGATGGCGTCGGCCGCCGGCTACGTCATCTTCGTCCTCATCGTGGCGCTGACCGTCCTGCAGTTCCGCGTACTGCGAGACAAGGACTGA